The uncultured Bacteroides sp. genome includes the window CATTACGATCAAACAAACCGGTATCCCATGATACTTTCGGCCAATCCGCTTCACCCAGATAATCAAATCCGGTCCAAACAAATTCTCCTGACATTTGCGGATTATCACGAAGCGACAACCATGCCGCATTACTTGGCGTATTTTCCGTTCCTATTATTTTTCTCCCGGGTTTCTCCGCCCATGCCGCGATAAGACCTTGCTCGCCATAATTTTGTCCGATAACATCCAGCAACTCTGAAAATCCATTTTCATATAATCCCATCATTTTTGCACGAAACAATGCCATCGTAACCGGCCTGGTTGGATCAATTTTCTTAGTCAAATTGCGTAAATTCAAAAAACGTTGTCTCCCTTCTTCGCTATTCAAATTATCACGTATCTCATTACCCAAACTGTAAATAACAATACTCGGATGATTGCGTACGCGAAGAATCGACGTGCGTGCATCGGTTTCCCACCAATCCTTAAAGTACAGATTATATGCTTTTTCTCCATGTGGCTTTGCCGCCGTCCACGTATCGAATGTTTCATCCATAATCAACATACCCATTCTATCACAAAAATCGTAGAATGCCGGATCCATTGGTGCATGAGCTCCCCTCAAGGCGTTGCAACCTATTTCTTTAAGTCGGGCAATACGCCTTTTCCATATCGAAGCAGGTACGGCAGATCCAACAGCTCCTCCATCCTGGTGAACACAAGCCCCCTTAATTTTGATATTCCTGCCATTCAACCAGAACCCTGTTTTCGATTCAAACCTAAAAGAGCGTATTCCGAAAGTATTTTTTTGCTCGTCAATAACCTTACCGCCATCAGTGACGATAGTCACAGCAGCGTATACATTGGGGCTATCGATATCCCATAATTCCGGATTCGAAACCGATATAGTCTGCACGCACCCGGCTGTTTGTCCGGTTAGGATAGTAAGAGGCGTTTTTTTCGACACAAGGCGTTTTCCCGATGGTGATGTTATTGTAGTCTGTACCATCACTTCTTTATTTTTATCAGATTGATTTATCACAGAAGCTTCAATGGATACAGTGCCCTTTTGTTTTGATACCTCAGGAGTAGTGATAAATACGCCCCATCGTTCAAGGTGAACGGGATTTACCGTCATAAGATTAACATGGCGGAATATTCCCGCACCGGTATACCAACGTGATGCAGGTTGTACCATATTGTCGGCCCGAACAGCTATCATATTTGGTTTCCCGTCTAAATATACATATCCTGTCAGATCATACAACAAAGGCACATAGCCAAAAGGATGATGCCCCAAATGATGTCCATTAACCCACACATCACTATTGGCCATCACTCCTCCAAATTCTATAAAAATGCGTTTTCCTAAATCAGATTTAGACAAGATAATAGATTTTCGATACCAACCAATACCGGCAGGCAAATAACCACCTCCTCGCCCGGTAGGGTTATTTTCATCATACTCTCCTTCAATACTCCAATCATGCGGAACATCAAGCCTTCTCCAATCATTATCATTCAAATCAACAGCTTGACCGTTGTCTACGTCTCCAAGATGAAATCTCCAATTCTTATCAATGTTTGTCACTTTATGAACCTGTTGTCTCCCATACGATAGTGGACTTAAAAACAGTAACATAAAAGTACAAACTAATATACAATTGCGTTTACTAAATAGGTTTAATAATTTCATAGCATTATATCATTAAGCATTAATCTCGATGGTGGCAAAAGTAACTAATAAAGTGACTTACCTCCTGTTTTTTTATTTCTAATGCATGTAATTATGTACACCAAAAGCAAAAAGTTCATTCAGATTTAAATCCTCACAGACTCGCTCGTCTAACAAACATATAGTCGCACTGGCTTTCTATTTATGATAAGATGAAACTTGTTAATAATCGCAGCTTTTCATGAAGTAGCAACAAAATTATACAACTGTATAAACAGTGACAATACAACATAAACAGTCAGAATAATAATTGTTCTCCTCTGCCTCTTTACCTTTTTCTCAATTCAGAAATTTCATTTTTATCCATAAATAATATTTTATAAGTTAGACCCTTGATTCCTTATCCCTTAAAAAGCAAATCATACTGTTTTCTCTCTTTTTCTATTGGCTAAAGTTAGCTATTCCATAAATTATAATATTATCATTAAATTATTTAAGATATGAAATGCAACGTTATATTTAAATCCCAACTTGCACCTCAAATATGTCACAAAGATGGCAAGAGAAAAAACAGGTAACAAAAACATGAGATTATAAAAATGAAAAGGAGCATAGTTGAAAAAGTGCAATGCAGTAAAAACAAGAACATTTCCCCAAATTATCTTATTATAATGCCTTCTTTTTAAGTAATCCAAATAGTTTTGATTAACCATAAGTGCAAATACAAAATACAAGAACAAAACCAAGATACCCATTACACGATAACTAGTTACCGTGTGATTAGCAATAGCAAAGAACAAAGGGGGTAGAAAATATAAAAGAGAAATTCCAGATGAAACAACAAGCATCTTTTTTTGTAATAATAAGGGCAGTCTGAACAATATTTCTTCAAATAAAGGTGCTATTAGAATAATAAAGGGATAGGCATATAGACCATACTTGCTAATAGCTTCTTGAAGCACATTATTAACAGGTATTTTAACACCAAATGTCTTCATCAGTGCCCACACAATAGCACATGACAAAATAAAAAGAAAATGGATAAGAAAAAATAGCCCAAAGGTCATTCTTTTATTCTTAATTTCTTCTGCTTGAAGAACATTGGGATACTTTAAGAAAACACATAAATCTGTAATCATAATTAAAAATATTTATAGCCAAACACTTACTCCCAAGCGAGCACCGATCTGATCACCCATATTCATCTCTTCCAGCAAAAAACCTTTCGATTTAATTATTAAACCGATATTAGCTGATAGGCCTTTTAAACCCGATTTATTGAGAAAAGATAAACAATATTTTCCGGTAACATCAATAGCGCCACCCGGCTTTCCCGATGACTGTGTAAATTCCATGTTTTTAGGCTGTATCCATCCATGTACAGCCGTATTTAACAACCATTTCTTCCCTATTTTTATATCCGAGACGTCAGCGCCAAAGGCTGGAAACCAAGTACTTTTATTTTCGAACTGCCTGAAATATAAATGTGTTTTCAGTTTATCGGAAGAAAGCCAAAAATGTTCATCGATAAAATTCCATCTCGGGCCGATACAGATTCCTGATCGCTCCATATACATCATGCCCCACAATATCCCTTTTCAACTCATTTGTTTCTTCTTTCATACCGACGTTTATTTTAAATAAACCAGAGGCATAATAACAGACCAGGGATACTTTACGCATATAGTATTCTACCCACAACACTTTCAAATCTTCCTTATTGAAATTTAATAAAGTACTCTCTCTTAGCAACATTGCGTAATCGGACTCAAGCCCTGCCGTATGCAGTCGGATGTAAACAGGAAGATTAGTATTTCTTAGTGAGAGCAAATCTTCG containing:
- a CDS encoding glycoside hydrolase family 2 TIM barrel-domain containing protein; amino-acid sequence: MLLFLSPLSYGRQQVHKVTNIDKNWRFHLGDVDNGQAVDLNDNDWRRLDVPHDWSIEGEYDENNPTGRGGGYLPAGIGWYRKSIILSKSDLGKRIFIEFGGVMANSDVWVNGHHLGHHPFGYVPLLYDLTGYVYLDGKPNMIAVRADNMVQPASRWYTGAGIFRHVNLMTVNPVHLERWGVFITTPEVSKQKGTVSIEASVINQSDKNKEVMVQTTITSPSGKRLVSKKTPLTILTGQTAGCVQTISVSNPELWDIDSPNVYAAVTIVTDGGKVIDEQKNTFGIRSFRFESKTGFWLNGRNIKIKGACVHQDGGAVGSAVPASIWKRRIARLKEIGCNALRGAHAPMDPAFYDFCDRMGMLIMDETFDTWTAAKPHGEKAYNLYFKDWWETDARTSILRVRNHPSIVIYSLGNEIRDNLNSEEGRQRFLNLRNLTKKIDPTRPVTMALFRAKMMGLYENGFSELLDVIGQNYGEQGLIAAWAEKPGRKIIGTENTPSNAAWLSLRDNPQMSGEFVWTGFDYLGEADWPKVSWDTGLFDRNGEWKPLSWQRQSWWTDKPMVHFVRKDDSGRGGLTSDWTPSNPSTYARANVFVYSNCDEVELYLNGVSQGVQTTPKNDAPNEWNVVYAPGAIKVIGRNGGKDVAVHECVTASEPARLILTTEKKKLINDWEEVVYVTATIVDKNGVRFPNSPAKIKFDISGPGEIISVDNSDNYSHEKFKTNERTNYKGRVLAIVRATHSSGKVTVTASAPGLGHSSVTMTAVAK